In the Malus domestica chromosome 16, GDT2T_hap1 genome, one interval contains:
- the LOC103403187 gene encoding uncharacterized protein gives MSGVSLAVAPRSEPDTTTTTTTPGSKPQEKPLHRQQHQQPAVGGVMGSLRVIELQLVAFIMVFSVSGLVPLFDLIFPAFASAYLLALSRLAFPSHGPVSSSSREIFQGSRFFRFYVVVGTTIGLFLPLAYVLGGFARGDEHAVRSATPHLFLLSFQILTENVISGLSLFSPPVRALVPLLYTVRRIFVILDWMKDVWLNKTLPANAQFKDVAWFWFGRSLAIANFIYFSINLFGFLIPRFLPRAFERYFRERDEVESKMVEDKRSAAASKLEPVADKKSH, from the exons ATGTCGGGTGTGTCTCTTGCTGTGGCTCCTAGATCAGAGCCCGACACAACCACTACAACTACAACCCCTGGATCCAAACCCCAAGAGAAACCGCTCCACCGCCAACAGCACCAGCAGCCTGCTGTTGGCGGTGTAATGGGCTCATTGCGAGTAATAGAGCTCCAACTCGTGGCCTTCATCATGGTTTTCTCAGTCAGCGGCCTTGTCCCGCTTTTTGATTTGATCTTCCCGGCCTTTGCCTCCGCATATCTCTTAGCTCTGTCGCGCTTGGCCTTCCCTTCTCACGGTCCCGTCAGCTCTAGCTCTCGGGAGATTTTCCAAGGCAGCAGATTCTTCAGGTTTTACGTGGTTGTGGGAACCACAATCGGGCTGTTCTTGCCGCTTGCATACGTATTGGGTGGTTTTGCGCGGGGCGATGAGCACGCTGTCCGCTCGGCAACACCTCACTTGTTCTTGCTCTCATTTCAGATTCTCACTGAGAATGTGATTAGCGGATTGTCGCTGTTTTCTCCGCCGGTGAGGGCATTGGTCCCGTTGCTTTACACTGTCAGGAGAATCTTTGTCATCCTTGATTGGATGAAAGATGTTTGGCTTAACAAAACTCTGCCTGCCAATGCACAGTTTAAG GATGTTgcatggttttggtttgggaggAGCCTGGCTATAGCcaatttcatatatttctcGATCAACCTATTCGGGTTTTTGATCCCTCGATTCCTTCCGAGGGCATTTGAGAGATACTTCAGAGAGAGGGATGAAGTTGAGTCCAAGATGGTAGAGGACAAGCGCTCCGCAGCAGCAAGTAAGTTGGAACCAGTTGCAGATAAGAAAAGTCATTGA